CTTTTACCCTGTTTATAAAAAACGAAAATATATGGTGTTCTAGTATCACTAATAATTTTAACAATGTTTTTATTATCAATTTTTTCTCCAATTAAGTTAATTGAATCTTTTGTTAATGCAACCCCATAATATGGAATGAAAAAGAATAATGAAATAACTGAACCAGCTATACAAATCATTCCAATAACTGTTGTAATTATTGCGCCTGTATTTGAGTTTAAAAGATCTGGCTTATAAATTACAGCTGTAATAATTCCCATAATTTCACTAATTGAAATTAAAGAAACTGTAATGATTGGTAAAACTAAACCATATTTTTTTGACTTAGTATCTAATTTTCTAAACTGATAGTAATAGAATGCAAGTGTTAATAATAATAGTAATGAAATACCAATTAACACAATGCTCATAATTAAAAATTTTGAACTCATAATTAGTTACCTAATTGAGCAGCTACTTCACTTGCAAAGTCAGTAACTACTTTTTCAATTCCTTCTCCAACTTCATATCTTATCATGTCAATTAAAGTTACTTTTTTAGATTCTAAAAATTGCCCTACTTTGAAACTTTCATCAACAACATATTGTTGGTCTACTAAACTAATTTCTGATAAACGTTTTGATAATTTTCCTTTTAAAATGTTTTCTAAAACATTTTCAGGTTTACCTTGTAATTTTGGATCTTCTTTAGCTTCAGCTTTAATGATGCTAAATTCTGATTCTTTAAATTCAGCAGGGATTTCTTCCATGCTTTTGTATTGTGGGCTCATTGCTGCAACGTGCATAGCTAAGTTATATGCGTCTGATGCATCAAGTGTTCCTTTAAAGTTCAATGCAACTGAAACTCTTTTGTTTGCATGGTTGTATAAAGTAGTTGTATTTCCAGCTTCTTTAGCAATTAAAGTAAATCTTCTTAATTGAATTTTTTCTCCAATTGTTGCTGTAGCATTTACTAATACTTGTTCAATTGTTTCACCTGAATTTGTTGTTAATGCTAATCCTTCTTCTAAAGTTTTTGCATCTGATGCCAATAATACATTAGCAATTTCATCAATTAAGCTGATGAATTTTTCGTTTTGAGCAACGAAGTCAGTTTCTGAGTTAACTTCAAGAATAACAACTTTTTTATTGTCTTCTTTAGCTAAAGCTACACCTTCAGCAGCTACACGGTCTGATTTTTTAGCAGCTTTTGCTAATCCGTTTTCTCTTAATCAAACGATAGCGTCATCGATGTTTCCATCTGTTGCTTCTAAAGCTTTTTTACAGTCCATCATACCAGCTTGTGTAATTTCTCTTAATTCTTTAATTAATTGTGCGTTTACAGCCATATATGTTTTCTCCTTTTGGTTTTAGTTTATTTTATTAGTTATTTGTTTTTTCAGGTCTATTTCAACTTCTGTTGTTTGAGTAGTTGTTTTCGCCTTCTGTTCTTTCACGTTTAACAACAACTGTTTTTAAAACTGAAGGTGCTAATTTTAAGTTAGCTCCATCAGCGAATGCGTCAACTAAAGCGTTGATCATAATGTTTACTGATTCTTGTAAATCATCGTTTGCAGGAATTGGTAAAGTTACGATATCTGGATCAACGTTTGTGTCACATAGTCCAATTACTGGAATGTTTAACTTGATTGCTTCTTTAACAGCAATTTCATCTGATTTAGGATCTACAACAATTAATGCAGCAGGTAATTTACGCATTTGTTTGATTCCACCTAATGATTTTTCTAAGTTAGCTTTTTCTTTTAAAATTAATATTTGTTCTTTTTTAGTTCTTAAAGCTAATTGTCCATTTTTTTCTGATTCTTCAATTTCTCATAACGCTTTGATTCTTTTTACAATTGTTTTGAAGTTTGTTAAAGTTCCACCTAATCATCTTTGGTTAACGTAGTAGTTACCTGATCTTAATGCAGCTTCCTTAACAGCTAATTTAGCTGAACGTCTTGTTCCTACGAATAAAACTTTTTCACCTTTAGCTCCGATTGATTGAACTAATTTTTCAGCTTGTCTTAATTGAATTAAAGTCTTTTCTAAGTCAATTACGTGGTTTTTTGATTTTGACCCATAAATAAATGGTGCCATTTTTGGATTTCATCTTTTTGTTTGGTGACCATATTGAACACCAGCAGCAGATAATTCATCTCTTGTTACTTCTTTGTATGCCATGTTTGTACTCCTTCTTTTTTTGTATTTGTTAGGCTTCCAAGTGATTCGAACACTACCACCCTTTTTACTAATTTGGGCACTGGGTAAATGAATTCTCACTTGTGATTGAATATCTATTAACTTTGTTAAATAATCAACTTTTAAAATTATAGCAAAAAAAGCCCAATTTTTAAAGGGCTTATTTTAAGATATAGAGTTATTTTTTACTTTTAGCATTATTTGTTGGTTTCTCGTTAGCTTTTAAAGTATAAACCTTAGGTGTATTTTTGTACTTATATCTTTTTTCAAAATAACTTTCATTGTCAATAACTTCATTGTTTTCTTCGATTTGATCATATAAAGATTTAATTATCTGATTGTTTTGGTCTGCTTCTTCTTCAGCATTTATACCAGCATCAATGAATCTAGCAATTTTAAGTTTGCTACTATTTTTTTGAACAATTTGTTTAACAATAGGCAAGTTAACTATAATGTTTAATCCAATTTTTGGTCTAAATATTAGTGGCAAAATAATACAAATCGGTAAACTTGTTATTGCTGTTATAGCTAATACACTAATAATTGTTGGAATAGATATTGCTCCAACATCAACTTTAATTTTTTCACCTACAACTTCACTAGTTATATTAATTAAAGCGAATTTACTTAATCCATAATTAATAAATATCGAAGTTGAAATAATAGGCACTAATAAAAATATAAAATTTGGTATTACATTTTTTAATGATGAATTATAAGTAATGTGTGTTCAAGTAAATGACCACAAAAAGAAATACGTGAACATTATAAATATAAGTTTAATAATATAAAAATATCTAATCATTCGTGAAATTCAATTATCTACAGTTCCTGATTTAAATGCAAAGAAATATAACAAAACCAAAGTTAAACTAGCTGTAATTAAATATCAAATAGCAATTAAGTTTAATCACTTTGTCGTTCTTTTTTCAACACCTTTTGCTTGAACTAAAACATATTGTCCTTGAACTATAATAATTGCACTTGTTGATAAGCCAAATAGAATTGAAAATTCCTGTCCTGAGAAGATATATTTCAAAGCTTGTGCTTGATAAATTGCACTAACATCAGTTTCATTAAAATCTTTTGCAATTACATTTCCAAATAAACCTGTTGCTACAAATGGAGTTAATATAGAAATCATAACAAAACTAAAAGCAGCTACAATGTATGTATAAAGTTCATAATTCGTATATGTTTTTCATTCAATTCTTCCTTCTTTTAAAATTTGAGAAACAAAATATTCTCTAAAAGAAACAATAAAATTCAACATAATGATTCTAATGTTGATACCAACAATCATATATATTGATAACATAGATGTTGTTTTAAGTCCTGATGTTCCTAAAACAACCAAAAGAATAATAATATCAGCGTTCATTAAAATATTAATTCCTAATGAAGAGAAGAATAACTTTGATGATTTTCTAACTAAGTTATGATCATTAAAATCAGAGTAAAACTTAATTCATGGGTATTTTCTTTTTACATAAAACATTATCATGAAACCACGAATAAACGGGTAAATAACAATTGGCAAAAATACTAATACAGGACTTATGTAAACACCTTTAAAGTTAATTCAACTTAATAGCGAAATGATTAACATGTAAACAATCACATCTGTAAAAAGTATAATAGCCCTTCTTAAATAATTTTGCTTATCAGCTTCAAGAACATTTTCATAAATACCAAAAATGGAAGAACTAACTACTTGTTTAAAACCAAAAAAGAAACAAACAAAACCTAGTTCTCATAAATGAATAGTAGCATTTTGAGTTGGAGCAGTTAGACCGCTTATAATATCATCACCCTGTAAAAAATGAGGAGCAAGAGCAATTTCAAGTGGATATAAAATTGAAATTAATGTTACAAATAGTAATCCACTTCAAAGTTTATTACGATACTTTCTTTTTGCTGTAGAAAAAGACTCATTTGCTGTAATTCAATCCTTTTCCATAATTGGTTTAGCCATTAAAATAACCGTAGTTACTCCAAGTGCACCTTCACAAGTACCACCGATAATAGCAACTGACATAGAAATTCTTACGAACCCGTTAAACTCAGTACCATAAGCACTCAAGATTCAATAAATCATAAGAATTTGAATAATAGTATTAGTTAAGGAAATAGCAACTCCAACTAGCGCACTTCACACACTTGTTCTTGCTGATGTCTTTAAAACAACATTATCTGTAGCTGTAGCTTCAAGTTGCATTTTTCCACCTCCTTATTCTTATCAGGTTGGTTCTATTTCTATAATTTTACCATTTAGATTTTCTAAATTTCCTTCAAATCCATTGAACACTAATTTATTAGCAAATAAGAAAATCATTTTATTATTGTTAATAATTGTTCCTGAGTATCTTGAGTCATTAATGATAGATGCTCCATAGTATTCTAAAGTAGCTCTAATTTGGTGTTTTCTACCTGTTAGAATTTGAACTTCTAATTCTGTTTGTTCATTTGTTACATCTAAACTAACAACATTAAATATTGTTGTTGCTTCTTTATAATCTGATCTAAATTCTTCGCTAAAAACTGATTTTTGAATAATAGGATCATATTTGATTCATCCTTTAGCAACTAAACTTTCAGTAACTGGAACATCAATTCTACAACGGTAATATTTTTCAATTTTATCTTTGTCTTGAATTGCTTCAACCATAATATCATGAGTTTGCTTGTTTTTGGCATACATTATCAAACCTGATGTTAATTTATCTAATCTATGAATATGACTAATTACATATGAATTTTCTTCACTTGGATTATATTGTTTTGTATCAAATAAATAATTTTTAACAATATCATCCATACTTGTTTTAACTGGTGAATGGACTTCAACATTATATGGTTTTTTAACTATTAATAAATTTGTATCTTCATAAATAACATCAATATCATAATTTGATAATTTTTTGAAATCATCTCTTAATACTGGTTTATTGTTATCATAAACTACAATTACATCGTTAGTTTTAATTAAGTAATCTTTATCCTTAATTCTTTTATTGTTAATTTTAATATCACCTTTTCTTAGTCATTTGTAAATAACTGAAAGTGGTGTTGTTTTATAGTTCTTTTTTAAGAACTTAAATAATGTTTGGTTATCATCATTTTGATTTGCAATAAATTTGTTCATTAGTTTCTCCCTGCGATCATTAAAATAAAAGTAATAAGGTTTGATCCTAAGTGAACTAATCATGTATAGGTTACATTACCTTCTGTGTAAATAAAAGTTGCTGATAAGATAATTCCTGGTATCAAATAAATATAAATGTTTTCTACATCACCCATGCCTACGTGAACCATAGCAAATGCTAGTGATGAAACTATCATTGCAAATCATTTATTACCAACCCCTGTAAAAATTGAATCTCTAAATGCTAGTTCTTCAACCATTGGTGCTACTATAACACTAAAAATGAATAGTAAAATTGAGTAAAAAACTTTGACTGTCATTGAAGAATTTTTGTAAATATCTTCAAGCGCAGATTGGTTAGCTGTTTGTGTTTCAATAAAACTTAAAGCATAAGAAGTTCCAAATAAAATTGTAGTCATTATTAAAACTATTATTAAAACTCTTTTCCATTCTTTTTTTAAAGTTAAAAAAATTCTATCTTTTAAAAAAGGCACTTTTATGAACAATATTATTCCAACAATTATCTCAGCAATTATTTGCAGTGTCACTGATACAAATTGTGCGGCAACCTTATTACCACTTAAGCCAGATAGACCTAAAATTAAAGAACCTAATATAATCACAAATAAAAATGGTAAGACAATAAAAGCATATATACCAAATGCATTTGTTCTTGTGAAAAGTTCATTATCTCTTTTATACAAGATAAAACAACCAATTGCTGAACAAATGATCTGAACTGAAACAAATACAAGATTTATAATGTTTTGAGTATCATCAATTGTGTTTGCATTTACTGTGAATTTTAAAATTATTAGAATTATTAATGGCACAAATAAAACTGAACTAGCAAATATTATTCCATCAATTAAAGGATTAAAAACATTAAACTTAAATTTAACTTCTTGTGGTAATTCATCATCAAATCTAACTTTATTAAATGTTGATTTCATAAATTTTTTAAATTTATTTATTTTTACTTTCATGTTTCTCCTTTTTATCTTTGTCTAATTAATTAAAACATATAAAAAAATTGCTTAAAGCAATTTTAATTAATTTTTTATTAACCTTCAATTAATGCTGCTGAAATCATTGCTTCTTTAATTCCTGCAACAGCTGCATCAGCATCTGAACCTTCAGCAATAATAGTAACTTCGTCACCACTTTTAATTTGCATTGATAAGATATTCATAATTGATCTTAAATTTCCAGTTTTTGATCCTGAAACAATTTTAACATCAGATTCAAATTTAGAAGCTGCAGAAATAATTGCAGTTGCTGGTCTTGCGTGTAATCCAATTTTGTCAGTAATAACTGCTGTAAATTGTGCCATTTAAATTTCCTCCTGTATTTTTTAATACATTATAATTATAACAATAAGTTTTCTTTTTTAACAATTCTTACTAAATTAATTTTTCTTTGATATAGTTGCATCATTGACTGATATAGGCATAATTCCATAACTTGAACTAAAAGCTACTTTCATAGTTTGTCCATTTATTTCAACAATTACACCATCTCCAAAAATCATATGTTCGATGATATCATTTTTTTCATAACCTATAGTTGCTTTATTTTGTACACTTGAATTTGTTTTTCCAAGGTGGCTCATGTTTGCAAATGGATTTGAACTTTTTTGATACTTACCTTCAAAGTGATATAAATCCTGATTAAACTCTTTAATGAATTTTGATGGTGCTAATTCTGATTGAGAAATAAATGAAAACTCTCCTTTTATGTATGTAATAAACACTTTTTCTTCAGCACGAGTAATAGCTACATATAATGTTCTACGTTCTTCTTCTATTTCCTTAGCAGAGTTAGCTGATAATCTTCCAGGAAAAACATCTTGATTTAATCCAACGACAAAAACAACTTTATTTTCTAAACCTTTTGCTGCATGCACTGTTAATAAAGTTACTTTTTGAGCTTCAATGTCATCTGCGTCAGAATTTAATAAAGCTTCCTCTTGCAAGTAAGAAACTATTTTTTCAGTTGAGCCTTCTTCAGGATCAGCTGGTTGATAAGATTTATCAAAATTTTCTAATTGATCATATAATGATTCAATGTAGCTTATATCTTCTTTTTTTTCTGTATCAATTAATTTTTGCATATAACCAGATTCAACAAGCATATATTGTAATGTCATTCTAATATTTTTGCTTTCTTTGTAAACATCAACAGATTTTGAAAGCACATTTCTTATTGTTGTTAAATGCTTTGAGACTTGATTAATATGCAATTCATCTTCGTTAACAATTAAATCATAAAGAGACACATTCATATCATCTGCTTTTTCTTTAAGCTTCTTAATTGTTACATCTCCAACTTTTGGAATACTTTTTAAAACTCTTTCAACAGCCTGTTGGTCTTGGGTAGCTAATGTTCTTAAGAACGCATTTGCCTCTTTAATAACTTTTCTGTCCTTGAAACGAATTCCACCAATTAATTGAAAAGGTATCTTATTATTTTGAAATTCTTTTTCAAATTCTTGTGATCATGCATTAAGCCTGTATAAAACAAAAATGTCTTTATATTCATATCCTTCACTAATTAATTCTTTAATCTTTAATGTCACATATCTTGCTTCGTCATTTCTTGTTTCGCATTCTTTAACTGTAGGTAAATCACCTGAAACATTATTTGTAAAAATATCTTTTGCCTCACGATTTTTGTTGTTATTAATAAAATCATTTGCTAAATCTAATATTTTTTGAGTTGATCTATAATTTTGATTTAGCGTAATACTTACCCCATTTGAAAAAGCTTTTGTAAAGTTTAAAATAATATCTACTTTAGCTCCTCTTCATGAATAAATAGTTTGATCTGGGTCTCCAACAACAGTTAAATTGTTTTTTTCTCTTGTTAAAAACTTAATTAAATCAAATTGTAAATCATTTGTATCTTGAAACTCATCTACCATAACATAATCGTATCTATTTCTTCATTTTTCAAGAGCTTCAGGATACTCATTGAAAAGTTTAAATACCAATACTTGTAAGTCATTAAAATCAATTGAATTTATTGTTTTCAAGTATTCTTCATACTTTTGATATATTGTTGCAATTGCTCTTTCAAGCCCACTGTAGCATTCTTCCATTGCTTCAATTGGTGAAATTAGATCATTTTTTCAATTTCCTATTCTGTAAATTATTTTCTTCTCTGTATATTTTTTTAATTCTGTTAAATTACTAAAGTGCTCATTTATTAAGCTTCTAATTATTGCAATTTGATCTCCTTGATCAATGATTAAAAAGTTTTTATTTAGTCCAATTAGTTCAAAATCTTCTCTTAAAACTCTTGAGCATCAAGCATGAAATGTTGAAATATGAGGATTACTTGTTAAATCAGGCACGATTTTTGCAACTCTATCTCGCATTTCTCTAGCTGCTTTATTTGTAAATGTAACGGCAAGTATTTTATATGGAGCCATTTTTAATTCTTCAATTAAATATGCAATTTTAGTTGTAATAACTTTAGTTTTTCCTGAACCTGCTCCTGCAACTATTCGCAATGGTTTATCTGTAATTGTTACAGCCGCCAATTGTTGTTCATTTAATTGAATTAATAAATTATTCATGGCTTT
The Mesoplasma entomophilum DNA segment above includes these coding regions:
- the tsf gene encoding translation elongation factor Ts; protein product: MAVNAQLIKELREITQAGMMDCKKALEATDGNIDDAIVWLRENGLAKAAKKSDRVAAEGVALAKEDNKKVVILEVNSETDFVAQNEKFISLIDEIANVLLASDAKTLEEGLALTTNSGETIEQVLVNATATIGEKIQLRRFTLIAKEAGNTTTLYNHANKRVSVALNFKGTLDASDAYNLAMHVAAMSPQYKSMEEIPAEFKESEFSIIKAEAKEDPKLQGKPENVLENILKGKLSKRLSEISLVDQQYVVDESFKVGQFLESKKVTLIDMIRYEVGEGIEKVVTDFASEVAAQLGN
- the rpsB gene encoding 30S ribosomal protein S2 yields the protein MAYKEVTRDELSAAGVQYGHQTKRWNPKMAPFIYGSKSKNHVIDLEKTLIQLRQAEKLVQSIGAKGEKVLFVGTRRSAKLAVKEAALRSGNYYVNQRWLGGTLTNFKTIVKRIKALWEIEESEKNGQLALRTKKEQILILKEKANLEKSLGGIKQMRKLPAALIVVDPKSDEIAVKEAIKLNIPVIGLCDTNVDPDIVTLPIPANDDLQESVNIMINALVDAFADGANLKLAPSVLKTVVVKRERTEGENNYSNNRSWNRPEKTNN
- a CDS encoding RluA family pseudouridine synthase — its product is MNKFIANQNDDNQTLFKFLKKNYKTTPLSVIYKWLRKGDIKINNKRIKDKDYLIKTNDVIVVYDNNKPVLRDDFKKLSNYDIDVIYEDTNLLIVKKPYNVEVHSPVKTSMDDIVKNYLFDTKQYNPSEENSYVISHIHRLDKLTSGLIMYAKNKQTHDIMVEAIQDKDKIEKYYRCRIDVPVTESLVAKGWIKYDPIIQKSVFSEEFRSDYKEATTIFNVVSLDVTNEQTELEVQILTGRKHQIRATLEYYGASIINDSRYSGTIINNNKMIFLFANKLVFNGFEGNLENLNGKIIEIEPTW
- a CDS encoding CPBP family intramembrane glutamic endopeptidase, encoding MKVKINKFKKFMKSTFNKVRFDDELPQEVKFKFNVFNPLIDGIIFASSVLFVPLIILIILKFTVNANTIDDTQNIINLVFVSVQIICSAIGCFILYKRDNELFTRTNAFGIYAFIVLPFLFVIILGSLILGLSGLSGNKVAAQFVSVTLQIIAEIIVGIILFIKVPFLKDRIFLTLKKEWKRVLIIVLIMTTILFGTSYALSFIETQTANQSALEDIYKNSSMTVKVFYSILLFIFSVIVAPMVEELAFRDSIFTGVGNKWFAMIVSSLAFAMVHVGMGDVENIYIYLIPGIILSATFIYTEGNVTYTWLVHLGSNLITFILMIAGRN
- a CDS encoding HPr family phosphocarrier protein — protein: MAQFTAVITDKIGLHARPATAIISAASKFESDVKIVSGSKTGNLRSIMNILSMQIKSGDEVTIIAEGSDADAAVAGIKEAMISAALIEG
- a CDS encoding ATP-dependent helicase — protein: MNNLLIQLNEQQLAAVTITDKPLRIVAGAGSGKTKVITTKIAYLIEELKMAPYKILAVTFTNKAAREMRDRVAKIVPDLTSNPHISTFHAWCSRVLREDFELIGLNKNFLIIDQGDQIAIIRSLINEHFSNLTELKKYTEKKIIYRIGNWKNDLISPIEAMEECYSGLERAIATIYQKYEEYLKTINSIDFNDLQVLVFKLFNEYPEALEKWRNRYDYVMVDEFQDTNDLQFDLIKFLTREKNNLTVVGDPDQTIYSWRGAKVDIILNFTKAFSNGVSITLNQNYRSTQKILDLANDFINNNKNREAKDIFTNNVSGDLPTVKECETRNDEARYVTLKIKELISEGYEYKDIFVLYRLNAWSQEFEKEFQNNKIPFQLIGGIRFKDRKVIKEANAFLRTLATQDQQAVERVLKSIPKVGDVTIKKLKEKADDMNVSLYDLIVNEDELHINQVSKHLTTIRNVLSKSVDVYKESKNIRMTLQYMLVESGYMQKLIDTEKKEDISYIESLYDQLENFDKSYQPADPEEGSTEKIVSYLQEEALLNSDADDIEAQKVTLLTVHAAKGLENKVVFVVGLNQDVFPGRLSANSAKEIEEERRTLYVAITRAEEKVFITYIKGEFSFISQSELAPSKFIKEFNQDLYHFEGKYQKSSNPFANMSHLGKTNSSVQNKATIGYEKNDIIEHMIFGDGVIVEINGQTMKVAFSSSYGIMPISVNDATISKKN